One Mycobacterium kubicae genomic window carries:
- a CDS encoding MFS transporter gives MRRDHRLANFNPEDTAAWTAGNSKVARRNLLCTMAGDHVAFSIWTLWPVMALFMPASSYGFSASDKLLLGAVATLVGGAARIPYTLGIAKFGGRNWTTFSALVLLIPTAGTIVLLANPGLPLWPYVLCAAVTGLGGGNYAASLANVNAFYPQRLKGAALALNAGVANLGVAVIQLIGLLVLATAGHQAPYWVCAVYLVLLTVVGIAAAMFMDNLEHGIEVNHMRSILFDRDTWVISLLYVCTFGSWIGFSFAFGQVLQVNFAANGESPQHASLHAAQIAFVGPLLGSLARIYGGRLGDRLGGSRVTLGVLAGMIVGAGFLVAVSTYGDQTPGTTPTTLIGSILGFIVLFILAGMGNGSVFKLIPSVFEARSRSLDVDEAQRRHWSRAMSGALIGICSAVGALGGVGINLALRESYLRSDTETAAYWAFLASYVIAALLTWSRYVRRPSSGSAVHGPRSETELTRV, from the coding sequence ATGCGCCGCGATCATCGTTTGGCGAATTTCAATCCCGAAGACACCGCAGCCTGGACCGCCGGCAACAGCAAAGTCGCTCGCCGGAACCTGCTTTGCACCATGGCCGGTGACCACGTGGCGTTCTCCATTTGGACGCTGTGGCCGGTGATGGCCTTGTTCATGCCGGCATCGAGTTATGGCTTTTCCGCCAGCGACAAGCTGTTGCTGGGCGCGGTGGCCACCTTGGTGGGCGGCGCCGCCCGCATTCCGTACACGTTGGGAATCGCCAAGTTCGGCGGCCGCAACTGGACGACGTTCTCCGCGCTCGTACTACTCATTCCCACCGCAGGCACCATCGTGCTGCTGGCGAACCCAGGCCTGCCGCTGTGGCCGTATGTGTTGTGCGCGGCGGTGACTGGACTCGGTGGCGGCAACTACGCCGCATCGCTGGCCAACGTCAACGCGTTCTACCCGCAGCGGCTCAAGGGGGCAGCGTTGGCACTCAACGCCGGGGTCGCCAACCTCGGGGTCGCCGTGATCCAGTTGATCGGCTTACTGGTGCTGGCCACCGCAGGCCACCAGGCACCGTATTGGGTTTGCGCCGTTTATCTGGTCCTGCTGACCGTCGTCGGTATCGCCGCCGCAATGTTCATGGACAACCTCGAGCACGGCATCGAGGTCAACCACATGCGATCGATCCTGTTCGACCGGGACACCTGGGTCATCTCGCTGCTCTACGTCTGCACCTTCGGCTCCTGGATCGGTTTCTCGTTCGCCTTCGGCCAGGTGCTGCAGGTGAACTTCGCCGCCAACGGGGAAAGCCCCCAACACGCCTCGCTGCACGCAGCCCAGATTGCGTTCGTCGGCCCGTTGTTAGGGTCGCTGGCCCGTATCTACGGCGGCAGGCTAGGCGACCGGCTGGGCGGTAGCCGCGTCACCTTGGGCGTTCTTGCGGGCATGATCGTGGGGGCCGGATTCCTGGTCGCGGTCAGCACCTACGGCGACCAGACCCCGGGCACCACGCCGACCACGCTGATCGGCTCCATTCTGGGGTTCATCGTTTTGTTCATTCTGGCCGGCATGGGCAACGGCTCGGTGTTCAAGCTCATCCCTTCGGTTTTCGAGGCGCGCAGCCGGTCGCTCGACGTCGACGAGGCGCAGCGCCGCCACTGGTCGCGGGCGATGTCCGGAGCGCTGATCGGCATCTGCTCTGCGGTCGGCGCACTCGGCGGTGTGGGCATCAACCTGGCGTTGCGGGAGTCTTACCTGCGCAGTGACACCGAGACCGCGGCATATTGGGCCTTTCTGGCCTCCTACGTCATTGCGGCGTTACTGACCTGGAGCAGGTACGTGCGCCGGCCGAGTTCTGGCTCTGCGGTCCATGGGCCCCGGTCCGAGACCGAACTGACCCGGGTGTGA
- a CDS encoding nitrate/nitrite transporter, with amino-acid sequence MFSRGRSHVITDWDPEDVTAWEAGNKDIARRNLIWSVAAEHIGFSVWSIWSVMVLFMPASVYGFSAGDKFLLGATATLVGACLRFPYTFATARFGGRNWTVFSALVLLIPTLGTVFLLANPGLPLWPYLLCAALAGFGGGNFASSMTNINAFYPQRLKGWALALNAGGGNLGVPVVQVVGLLVIATAGDREPYWVCAVYLVLLAIAAVGAAMYMDNLEQYRIELRTMRAVLKEPHTWVISLLYIGTFGSFIGFSFAFGQVLQINFIAGGQSAAQASLHAAQIAFLGPLLGSLSRVYGGRLADRMGGGRITLAAFCSMILAAGILVLASTFGDHATGPVPAATMIGYVVGFVALFILSGIGNGSVYKMIPSIFEARSHSLALDETQRQQWSRSMSGALIGLAGAIGALGGVGVNLALRQSYLSSGTATAAFWVFVLFYLGASVLTWAVYVRRPLTATTQVAPESPAGLAYV; translated from the coding sequence ATGTTTTCCCGCGGCCGCTCACATGTGATCACCGACTGGGACCCAGAGGACGTAACGGCATGGGAGGCCGGCAACAAAGACATCGCCCGGCGCAACCTCATCTGGTCGGTCGCGGCCGAGCACATCGGGTTCTCGGTGTGGTCGATCTGGTCGGTGATGGTGCTGTTCATGCCGGCGTCGGTGTACGGCTTCTCGGCGGGCGACAAGTTCCTGCTCGGCGCCACCGCAACGCTGGTCGGCGCCTGCTTGCGGTTCCCTTACACGTTCGCCACCGCGAGGTTCGGCGGCCGTAACTGGACTGTCTTCTCCGCACTTGTGTTGTTGATCCCCACCCTCGGCACCGTCTTTCTGCTCGCCAACCCCGGCTTGCCGCTGTGGCCGTATCTGCTGTGTGCGGCACTGGCCGGCTTCGGTGGCGGCAACTTCGCCTCGTCCATGACCAACATCAACGCCTTCTATCCCCAGCGGCTCAAGGGATGGGCATTGGCGCTCAACGCCGGTGGCGGCAACCTCGGGGTGCCCGTGGTACAGGTGGTGGGGCTGTTGGTCATCGCCACGGCCGGTGACCGTGAACCCTACTGGGTGTGCGCGGTGTACCTGGTCCTGCTGGCCATCGCCGCTGTCGGCGCCGCGATGTACATGGACAACCTGGAGCAGTACCGCATCGAACTGCGCACCATGCGTGCGGTACTCAAAGAGCCGCACACCTGGGTGATTTCGCTGCTGTACATCGGCACCTTCGGCTCGTTCATCGGGTTTTCGTTCGCGTTCGGCCAGGTGTTGCAGATCAATTTCATCGCCGGTGGCCAGAGCGCGGCGCAGGCGTCGTTACATGCCGCCCAAATCGCCTTCCTGGGACCGTTATTGGGATCGCTGTCCCGGGTGTACGGTGGCCGGCTCGCCGACCGCATGGGTGGCGGCCGAATCACCCTCGCCGCCTTTTGTTCAATGATTCTGGCCGCCGGGATACTAGTCCTGGCAAGCACTTTCGGCGATCACGCCACCGGGCCTGTCCCGGCGGCCACGATGATCGGCTACGTGGTCGGGTTTGTGGCGTTGTTCATCTTGTCCGGCATCGGCAATGGGTCTGTCTACAAGATGATCCCGTCCATCTTCGAGGCACGCAGCCACTCACTTGCTCTTGACGAGACGCAACGGCAGCAATGGTCACGCTCCATGTCCGGCGCACTGATCGGCTTGGCCGGAGCGATCGGCGCGCTCGGCGGCGTCGGTGTCAATCTTGCTCTGCGCCAATCGTATTTGAGTAGTGGCACAGCGACCGCAGCGTTCTGGGTGTTCGTGCTGTTCTACCTGGGGGCGTCGGTGCTGACGTGGGCGGTCTATGTGCGACGGCCGCTGACAGCCACCACACAGGTCGCGCCGGAGAGTCCCGCTGGTCTGGCCTACGTGTGA
- a CDS encoding uroporphyrinogen-III synthase, whose amino-acid sequence MAQPNSAPLTGYRVAVTSARRAEELCALLRRQGAEVCSAPAITMIALPDDDELHANTESLIADPPDILVAHTGIGFRGWIAAAEGWGLANQLLEALSSARVVSRGPKATGALRAAGLREEWSPESESSHELLEYLLATGVDGKRIAVQLHGAADAWDPFPEFLSGLRSAGADVVAIRVYRWKPTPLGGDFDQLVTGIARRQFDAVSFTSAPAAAAMLERGRELDIEEQLVEALRTGVHAMCVGPVTSRPLIRKGIPTSAPERMRLGALARHIAEELPLLGSCSVKAAGHLIDIRGTCVLVDGSVKTVSGSGMAILRALAQRPGDVVGRTDLLRVLPGNGNDTHAVDTAVLRLRTALGDKNIIATVVKRGYRLAIDSDLDTEPDAL is encoded by the coding sequence ATGGCTCAGCCAAACTCTGCACCCCTGACCGGATACCGGGTTGCAGTGACCTCCGCGCGCCGCGCCGAGGAGTTGTGCGCGCTGCTGCGCCGTCAGGGCGCCGAAGTCTGCAGCGCACCGGCGATCACCATGATCGCACTACCCGACGACGACGAACTGCACGCCAACACCGAGTCGCTGATCGCCGATCCGCCCGACATCCTGGTGGCCCACACCGGCATCGGCTTTCGCGGCTGGATCGCCGCCGCCGAAGGGTGGGGGCTGGCCAACCAACTACTCGAAGCGTTGTCGTCGGCCCGAGTGGTGTCCCGGGGACCCAAAGCCACCGGTGCGCTGCGTGCCGCCGGGCTACGCGAGGAATGGTCACCGGAATCCGAGTCGTCGCACGAGCTGCTGGAATACCTGCTGGCGACCGGGGTGGACGGCAAGCGTATCGCCGTTCAGCTGCACGGCGCCGCCGATGCCTGGGACCCGTTCCCGGAATTCCTCAGTGGATTGCGCTCGGCCGGTGCCGACGTCGTGGCCATTCGGGTATATCGCTGGAAGCCAACGCCGTTGGGCGGCGACTTCGACCAACTGGTGACCGGAATCGCCCGACGGCAGTTCGACGCGGTCAGCTTCACCTCGGCGCCGGCTGCGGCCGCCATGCTCGAACGTGGCCGCGAGCTGGACATCGAGGAGCAGCTGGTGGAGGCGCTGCGCACCGGGGTGCACGCGATGTGCGTCGGACCGGTGACTTCTCGACCGTTGATCCGAAAGGGCATACCCACCTCAGCGCCGGAACGGATGCGGTTGGGGGCATTGGCTCGACACATAGCCGAGGAACTGCCGCTGCTGGGCTCGTGCAGCGTCAAGGCCGCCGGGCACCTGATCGACATTCGCGGAACATGTGTGCTGGTCGACGGGTCGGTCAAGACGGTATCGGGTTCGGGCATGGCGATTCTGCGGGCGCTGGCACAGCGTCCCGGTGATGTCGTCGGCCGCACCGACCTGTTGCGCGTACTGCCCGGCAACGGCAATGACACGCACGCGGTGGACACCGCCGTGCTGCGGTTGCGAACCGCGCTGGGCGACAAGAACATCATCGCGACGGTCGTCAAGCGCGGTTACCGGTTGGCCATCGATTCGGATCTGGATACGGAACCTGACGCCTTATGA